Below is a window of Salvelinus fontinalis isolate EN_2023a chromosome 14, ASM2944872v1, whole genome shotgun sequence DNA.
GACTTCACCTGTTGGGTAACCCAAGGGGAGGCTGTATCTGAGCCTGGTAGACTCCACCTGTTGGGTAACCCAAGGGGAGGCTGTATCTGAGCCTGGTAGACCCCACCTGTTGGGTAACCCAAGGGGAGGCTGTATCTGAGCCTAGTAGACCCCACCTGTTGGGTAACCCAAGGGGAGGCTGTATCTGAGCCTGGTAGACTCCACCTGTTGGGTAACCCAAGGGGAGGCTGTATCTGAGCCTGGTAGACTCCACCTGTTGGGTAACCCAAGGGGAGGCTGTATCTGAGCCTGGTAGACTCCACCTGTTGGGTAACCCAAGGGGAGGCTGTATCTGAGCCTGGTAGACTCCACCTGTTGGGTAACCCAAGGGGAGGCTGTATCTGAGCCTGGTAGACTCCACCTGTTGGGTAACCCAAGGGGAGGCTGTATCTGAGCCTGGTAGACCCCACCAGTGCTTTATTGGTTAAGTCAGAATGTGCCTGATGAGAGGGTTTTTCTTTTGAATGCTGACATTTTGAAGTCAGAATTGTTTTATATTTGTAAATATCAGCGTCATCTTTGAAACACCAGCGCTGTGTAAATAAATCCAACAGTCATTTGtacctctacctgcctgcctcctGCTGAATCTTTGGTCTTACCACTGCTATAAGGACCCTATTTTACACTGATACAGGGCAGCAGAGATGGGCTACAGATTTCGCGCCAACCTGTCACATCAAAAGCACTCAATGAGTCTGCGTTTGAACTTTGTTTATTGTGGTATAGCGTGAGCtaagcagaattcaatataattctATTGCAAGAACGCCCAAAAATGTAGCTGCCTCGCCGATTTCAACTGCCTACTTAGTCACTTTATTGGCTTCCTCCTTTAGATCTGTGCAAAGTCATAGAAGTACTATCACTTTCCTACCAAGCTCAACCACAGCTGTTAGTTATGCCTCTGTTCTTTTCCCCAACCGCTCCACCAGTAAATGGCACGACAGGAGAAGGTATGTCtctcactgtggaggagaggaagctGCTTGCAGTGGAGTGGTGTCATCAGGGCAAGAACAAGTAAGTCTGTGAAATGCCATTCTTGCAATTTCTAAACCCAACAAGTAAGTAATACAGAATGTGGTTATCAAATGTGTGTAATATagtttatacactgagtatacaaaacattaagaacaactatttccatgacagactgaccaggtgaatcaaggtgaaagctatggtcccttattgatgtcactggtTAAATCCACTtctatgaaggggaggagacaggttattaAAGAAGGatctttaagccttgagacatggtttgtgtatgtgtgccattcagagggtgaatgggtaagacaaaagtgcctttgaacggggtatggtagtaggtgtctggTGCATCGGTTTGTATCAAGACctgcaacatgggccagcatccctgtgggatGCTTTCGATACATTGTatagtccatgccccaatgaattgaggctgttcatagGGCAAAAGGAGATAggggtggtgcaactcaatattaagaaggtgttcctaatgtttgctaTACTCAATGTATGTGGcaatactgtttgtgtgtgtgtgaatgagtcaCTGATTAAGCCTTGCTGGCTTCTTGGCACACTTTGCTGTGTCTTCACAGGCTGGAGCAGGTGATAGTGCATGTGGGCTGCATGAGTCTGAAGGACTCCCAGGAGCTGGTGAGTCATCCCTGCCACAATCTGCTGGTACTCTTGCCTACCCATAGCTAGTCTAAACTCAGCACAAGGGCTTGGAACAGCTCACAGTGTAATTAAGGTGTCGTACTGTCTCTGTGTCCCCCATGCAGGCACGACATGCTGCTGAAATAGGAGCCGATGGGATATCAGTgatctccccctctttcttcaAACCCGCCACTGCAGGTGCGTTGAGCCTAATTTTCGGTTGTGATGTATACTTGTGGTTCTGTTTGCTCATTACGGTATGACTATGCCATTCCACTCGGATCAACGTTGCAGAGAAATTCACTGTAGGGATTTCCTTTCCTTACTCTGTTTCCTTCCACTGAACTCAGATGCTCTGAGGATGTTTCTCCAGGAAGTGGCTGCAGCCGCCCCAGCCATGCCCTTCTATTATTATCACATTCCAGCTATGACCGGGGTCAACTGTGAGTACTCTGCTTTCAGTTGATATGATACAGTCGGTCACTTCTTGATGCACCTCTGCATGTGATACTCTAATATTCAGGGTTTGAATTACAAGGATGTTGATTCTCAGCCACTCTTTTCTCCTGTCAGTGCGATCAAGGGATGTGTTGGAGGGGATAGAGAATCAGATCCCCTCGTTCCAGGGGCTGAAGTTCAGTGGTAGCGACCTGATGGACTTTGGCCAGTGTGTCAGCTATAGTCGATCTCACTGGTCACTCCTATATGGTATAGATGAGGTCAGCACTTCatctttcttctccctctctgtgcttGTCTGTCAGTATGAATATAACTTATCcttagagcagtgtttcccaactccagtgcTCAAGTACCCCAAAcatacacatttttattgtagccccagacaagcacacctgattcaacttgtcaaataatcatcaagccctcGATCATTTAAATCAGGTGTTTTTATTTGGGGCACCAACaacaatgtgtactgttgggaTACTCGAGGACTGCCTTGGAGGCAAGTCGTGTTCAGTATGTTATGTTTATCTAATTAAAGAATGTTTTACTCTTTAACAGCAACTGCTAGGAGCTATGGCAATGGGTGCCAATGGGGCTGTAGGCAGGTTGGTCTCCATTTGATATCATACTTTAACCCTGAGAACTATGCTCTCTGTGTGAAGTCAGTCCATTAGGCAGACACTTAGTGCATTCGGAgggtattcagacaccttgactttttccacattttgttatgttacagccttattctaaaatttattaaatgttttttttctcatcaattgacacacaataccacataatgacaaaaaaatagaaatattttacagaccctttactcagtactttgttgaagcatatttggcagcaattatagcccagagtcttcttgggtacgatgctacaagcttagcacacctgtatttgtggagtttctcccattcttctctgcagatcctcaagctctgtcaggttggctagggagcgtcactgcacagctattttcacgtctctccagagatgttcgatcgggttcaagtctgggctctggctgggccactcaaggacattgagacttgtcccaaagccactcctgcgttgtcttggctgtgtgctagggtcgttgtcctgttggaaggtgaaccttcgccccagtctttGGTCCTGTTcttggttttcatcaaggatctctctgtactttgctttgttcatctttgcctcaatcctgactcgtctcccagtccctgcccctgaaaaacatccccacagcatgatgctgccaccaccatgcttcactgtaaggatggtgccaggtttcctaggaatagtcttggtggttcttaacttcttccattttaagaatgatggaggccactgtgttcttggggaccttcaatggtccaaaaatgttttggtacccttccccagatctgtgcctcgacacaatcctgtcacgaagctctacagacaattccttcgacctcatggcttgatttttgctctgacatgcactgtcaactgtgggaccttatagagacaggtgtgtgcctttccaaatctgtccaatcaattgaatttaccacaggtggactccaatcaagttgtaaacatctcaaggatgatcaatggaaaaaagatgcacctgagctcaatttcaagtctcatagcaaagggtctgaatacttatgtaaggtatttttgttttttgttttgtattttacaccctttttctcctcaatttcaatcttgtctcatcactccAACtgcccaacgggctcgggaggtgAAGGTCGAtttcatgcgtcctccgaaacatgacccgccaaaccgcacttcttaacacccgcccgcttaaccctgaagccagccgcaccaatgtgtcggaggaaacaccattcaactgacaaccgggtcagcctgcaggcgcttggcctgccacaaggagtcgctagagcgcgatgagccaagtaaagccctaagctggacgacgctgggtcaattgtgcgccgccctatgggactcccgatcacggccggttgtaataAAGCCcggaatcgaacccgggtctgtagtgacacgatgcagtgccttagaacgctgcgccactcgggaggccctgataccctgtttttatttttatgaattagcaaacatttctaaaaacctgtttttgctctgtcattatggggtattgtgtgtagattgattaaataaaacattttcctcaattttagaataaggctgtaacataacaaaatgtagaaaaagtcaaggggtctgaatactttccgaatacactgtatgtcTTAGAAATGCCACTCTCTCCCCAGCACATACAACTACCTGGGCAGAAGTGTGAACAGACTCATGTCAGCCTTTGATAAAGGGGACCTCCCCAAGGCCAGGACTATACAGGTACACCTCCTTTTCAGCCTCAGACAAAACAACAACTCAGGACATCATTGTAGACATCATTGACATCATTCCTAAATCTGTGCTAATCTGATTGATTCATGTCTTTGATCTCCCTTTGCAGTTCCAGGTGCAAGATATACTCTGTTATGCAATAAAGCTGGGTGAGTGCAACATTTTCACCCACAAAAGTCATTCCCATGTGTGTCATCTGTGAGATTAACCTAGAGTGAGTCTGTGCATTTTGTGATGTGATAcattgtggttgtgtgtgtgcagggtttGATTTGGCTGTAAATAAGCAGCTGATGAGTGAGGTGTCAGGATTGGCTCTGGGCCCTCCCCGCCTGCCCTTGCTGCCCTGCCCCCATCCCAAGGCCCTCTCCATAGCACAGAGACTCCAGCAGATCCTCGGGGAGCAATGACAGTAGCACGGCGGCTTGGCTTTATAGGCCAGCCTGGGAGCATTACAGAGTCGGTTAAAACAGTCATGCGTTTCTTTGTTTATCTAGACTCTCCAAGATGTCAACTCTGAAATCTCCTATTCTGTTCTCCTGCTTCTAACTGATTTTAATAAGGAGGCACAGAAAACACTAACACTATATCCAATAAGTTTGATTTAACTGACTATCGCCTGCACATGTATTCAAATGTAAAGAAACATTCCACTGCCAGAAGCCCAAAATGCCCAAAAACACAGACATGCAAGAGGTGCAATCAAGCATCATGTAGTAGGGCATTAAGAGCATCCGGAGCATAGCCTACTAGGGAACTGTTAAAAATACTCTGTTTTACAGATTGGCTGGGTTACAGAGGGACTTTTCGCACCTTGTATCTTAAAATGGTTTCTGATATTTAATCTATATTGATTTTATAGTGAGACCTGCAGGGTTGTTTTCTTCATACTTTATTTGTTTTTACTCTCTTTGTCGTTTACAGGAACAACAATGCATTATTGTGTGTTTTATACTTTTTCATATAAGTACTATATTAGACTGTAACCTAACCCTGAAGTAAATCAGTACATCTATAAGTTGAATTGCATTCTTTCCAGTATTGTAGTCTTGATATTGTCTTTAAAGTGAATTACAGTATACCTGAACTTGTATGCGAGTGAAAGGGAAATCTAAACAAAACCTGAATAATTTTTGTAAACACTCTTGGACATTGCATATGAAATAAAAGATCAACCGTTTTGGAATGTTATGCCATATAGATTTTCACCGGTTATTCTCCCAAGTTTCATGTTCatttgtttgtctctctctttctctgttatgATTCTGAGCTCTGCAGAGTATGACTTCAGTTTCAGATCTCTTTCAGTACTTGTAAACCAAAAAGCAGAATGATCTCAGAGgttgtgtgcctgcctgcctctgtCAGACAGAGAAGTGCTTTGTCCATGTCAGTCCCTCTTGGCTGTGGTGTCTGCGGTTTCTCTGTGTTCTTAGTTGCTCcctttcttcctccccctctacATCCCTGACCCTCTACTTCCCTGGCCCTTTCCATAtcctctattgactatactacaCAATCCACCCGTGATCATACACACTTTTCACTCTTCTGACGTGAGGGGAGAGACCAAGCCAGCCTTTCTACTCAATAACACTATCACCAACTCTTGGACAGAATGAAACTTTGGACATGTTTTCTTTGAGGCTATTGAAGCATAGTTGTTGTGAAATCTATTGGAATTTGATTAAATGTGTACAAGagttagagacagggacagacggAGCCGGAGGGAATgagcgagggagaggggtgtgtggtTTTGGCTGGGATAAGAAAAGAGATGGTTGGTCAGGAATCTGGCTGAAGGACAGTGGGAGGAGGAACACATTATGTTCAGAAGTCTCTCAGAGGAACTGAAGCTCTCTTTGAGCCCATGCTTTGGTACGGTAAGTTGGGCTATTGATAACAGCAATGGTTTGGGTTTATCTTGGGCTCTGGGTGTTCTTGTTGGGGTGTAGCCCCTCACAGCTGCATGGGCAGGTTATTCTAGGTAAGGGGGAAGTGTGTGGAGGGGCAGTGGAGGGCCAGTGTGACACCAACCTCACATGTGTGTCTGTGAAGCCCGCTGACAAGGAGCAAACACCCAGTGCTGGACTCTGCAGCCGTGAGTCTACCTGTTACTATTCCCAATATTATGTGTTCCATATTTTgacttttatttgttttattcatGAGTGTATTTGAAAAGCAGTTAGATAAATTGTTATTTGCGTCCTCTAGTGAACTCCACTTTGGCTATGACAATGGAATTACAGTATTGTAACTAATTACAGAGGTGCGTGCAGTACATCATATTGTCTATATCGCCCATAGCTCCCCTTGCCCCAGGCTGTGTGCCATGCTCTGGAGTGCTGTGTCCCCGTGCCAGGCGAGTCTGCCCTGGGGGACATGTCACTGAGCCATGTGGCTGCTGCCCACAGTGTGCCCGTCAGATGGGCCAGGTGTGTGGAGGCCCCCACTGGGAGAAAGGCTACTGTGACAGAGACCTCACCTGCACCCTGTTCACCGGACGCAGCCCTGCCAGACCCCCACACACCGGCGTGTGCAAAGGTAAGAGGATTGGTTCTAACAGATTGGGCTTAAGAGGGCACATTGAGGTACGGCCCCTGTACAAATTTAAGCATTGCGTAACAGCCACAGTGATGAAAGTGGTGCATGGTTGTGTATTATGTAACAGCTTACATTTGTTAATGGGTGACTGTGTATGTCTGCCTATAACCTACATATTCATAATTATTACATAGATTTATACGTAGATATCTGTTTTTTCTATACATTGTCAGGACAGAACGGTGGTGTCGGGACAGAACGGTGGTGTCGGGGGAGGGGTGTGTCTCTAACACCTGGTCTCTAATATGAAGGAAGTCTCGAGTTTGTTGCTCGccagagttagaatacctcatgataagctgtagaccatactatttaccaagagtttatctatattttgctatctatttaccaccacaaaccgatgttggcactaagaccgcactcaacgagctgtataagtaCATAGACAAACAAGAAAATCCTCATCCAGTGGCAgcgcagggaaactgaaatctgttttacctcatttataccatttagcaaatctgaccgtaaatctatcctcctgattcctgcttacaagcataaactcaaacaggaagttccAGTTACACACATGCTTAATATAGAAGTGGtctgatgaagcggatgctaaactacaggactgtttcgatagcacagactggaatatgttttggGATTAATCTGATGGCATTCAGGAGTTTACTACATCAGTCACCgccttcattaataagtgcatcgataacatcgtccccacagtgatacATAGTACATagatatcccaaccagaagccatggattacaggcaacatccgcactgagttaAAGGCTAGATCTtccactttcaaggagtgggatgctaatccggacgcttataagaaatcccgctacgccctccaatgaaccatcaaacaggcaaagtgtcaatacagaatcctattacaccggctctgatgctcgttggaTGTAGCAGGgattgcaaactatcacagattacaaagggaaacccagccgcaagctgTCCAGTGAAACGAGCCTTCCAGACAAACTATATACCTTCTATGCTCACGTCGTAgctagcaacactgaaccatgcatgagagcaccagctgttccagacgactgtgtgatcacgctctctgtagccgatgtgagtaagacctttaaacaggttagcATTTACAGGGCCGCAggaccagatggattaccagaacgtgtactcagagcatgcgctggcaagtgtcttcaaatcaaatcaaatgtatttatataacccttcttacatcagctgatttctcagagtgctgtacagaaacccagcctaaaaccccaaacagcaagcaatgcaggtgtagaggcacggtggctaggaaaaactctctagaaaggccaaaacctaggaagaaacctagagaggaaccaggctatgaggggtggccagtcctcttctggctgtgccgggtggagattataacagaacatggccaagatgttcataaatgaccagcatggtcaaataataataatcacagtagttgtcgagggtgcagcaagtcagcacctcgggagtaaatgtcagttggcttttcatagccgatcattaagagtatctctaccgctcctgctgtctctagagagttgaaaacagcaggtctgggacaggtagcacgtccggtgaacaggtcaaggttccatagccgcaggcagaacagttgaaactggagcagcagcatggccaggtggactggggacagcaaggagtcatcattccaggtagtcctgaggcatggtcctagggctcaggtcctccgagagagaaagaaagagagaattagagagagcatacttaaattcacacaggacactggataagacaggagaagtactccagatataacaaactgaccctagctccccgacacataaactactggaggctgagacaggaggggtcaggagacacgtggccccatccgatgataccccctaACAGggtcttcactaacattttcaacctctccctgacccagtctgtaatacctacatgtttaagcagaccaccatagtacctgtgcccaagaacgccaaggtaacctatcTAAATGActttcgccccgtagcactcacatttgtagccatgaagtgctttgaacggctgttcatggctcacatcaccaccaccatcccagacaccctggacccacttcaattcgcataccgccccaacagatccacagatgacgcattctctattgcactccacactgccctttcccacttggacaaaaggaacacctacatgagaatgctgttcattgactacagctcagcatttaacaccatagtgccctcaacgcatcactaagctaaggactctgggattaaacacctccctctgcaactggatcctggacttcctgacgggctgcccccaggtggtgagggtaggcaacaacacatctgccacgctgaccctcaacacgggggcccctcagaggtacgtgcttagtcccctccagtac
It encodes the following:
- the npl gene encoding N-acetylneuraminate lyase; the encoded protein is MTPVVGRKATGLVAATFTPLTPEGEINLSEIRPYIDYLLEQQGVKSIFVNGTTGEGMSLTVEERKLLAVEWCHQGKNKLEQVIVHVGCMSLKDSQELARHAAEIGADGISVISPSFFKPATADALRMFLQEVAAAAPAMPFYYYHIPAMTGVNLRSRDVLEGIENQIPSFQGLKFSGSDLMDFGQCVSYSRSHWSLLYGIDEQLLGAMAMGANGAVGSTYNYLGRSVNRLMSAFDKGDLPKARTIQFQVQDILCYAIKLGFDLAVNKQLMSEVSGLALGPPRLPLLPCPHPKALSIAQRLQQILGEQ